A region of Deltaproteobacteria bacterium DNA encodes the following proteins:
- a CDS encoding diacylglycerol kinase family protein codes for MHTVIHQRNMKIHLTAAAMVSLVGSGMPLGLAEKVTLIFCVLLVFFAEILNSALEQLVDLATEELHPNAGLAKDAAAAGVLVLSIGTMVIFTAIIFHNFESILTVGSGIFRQAILGVPLTVLMLILVYGGRRPVWVDALIFTSTLVLWVAITINTYSTVFSAMTLGLIFICASASWRRRQQTMA; via the coding sequence ATGCACACAGTTATTCATCAACGTAATATGAAAATCCATCTTACTGCTGCTGCTATGGTTAGTTTAGTTGGTAGCGGTATGCCGCTTGGTCTTGCTGAAAAAGTAACCCTTATTTTTTGTGTATTGTTGGTTTTTTTTGCAGAAATTCTCAATAGTGCACTTGAGCAATTAGTCGATTTAGCAACTGAAGAACTTCATCCAAATGCTGGCTTAGCAAAAGACGCTGCCGCGGCGGGGGTACTTGTACTATCAATTGGCACCATGGTGATTTTTACTGCAATTATATTTCATAATTTTGAATCCATTTTAACTGTCGGTAGTGGAATTTTTCGCCAAGCAATACTGGGTGTTCCTTTGACGGTTTTAATGTTGATATTAGTTTATGGAGGTAGACGCCCAGTATGGGTTGATGCCCTGATATTTACTTCTACTTTAGTATTATGGGTTGCCATAACAATTAACACTTATAGCACAGTATTTAGTGCAATGACTTTGGGTTTAATATTTATATGTGCCAGCGCGTCATGGCGTCGCCGACAACAAACAATGGCTTAG
- a CDS encoding serine/threonine protein kinase: MNELSSFFNLTFDRVLAAVEQAGRRTTGLCYALNSLENRVYDIELEDESRLIAKFYRPGRWAKSTILDEHKMLLALKDEEIPVAAPVTFPDGTTLHTSDEGIHFALFPRLGGRAPDEFSLIEYEQVGRLIGRIHNIGARLGLSNRPELTPVTYGKDALSIIIAQGQLSLSIERRYNDAATMLISKAEQLFDSVPLNPIHADFHRGNLLRDRDSFIVLDFDDMARGPAAQDLWLILPARLGDCPEEVAAIVRGYEQFRAFDVRLLNMVEALRGLRYLRYAGWIQNRSSDPAFKLAFPQFGSENYWEAQVADLYEQVRILGEN; the protein is encoded by the coding sequence GTGAATGAACTTTCTAGCTTTTTTAATTTGACCTTTGATCGTGTTTTAGCTGCTGTTGAGCAAGCAGGTCGTCGTACTACTGGTTTATGCTATGCTCTTAATAGCCTTGAAAATCGTGTTTATGACATAGAGCTTGAAGATGAATCGCGCTTAATCGCAAAATTCTATCGCCCGGGCAGATGGGCAAAATCAACAATTCTTGACGAACATAAAATGCTACTGGCGCTTAAAGATGAAGAGATACCTGTTGCCGCCCCAGTAACTTTTCCAGACGGCACAACTTTACATACTAGTGATGAGGGTATTCATTTTGCTTTATTCCCACGCTTGGGTGGGCGAGCTCCCGATGAATTTAGTCTTATTGAATATGAGCAGGTTGGCCGGCTTATTGGTCGTATTCATAATATCGGAGCACGTCTTGGGTTATCTAATCGTCCTGAGTTAACTCCGGTAACCTATGGTAAAGATGCATTAAGTATAATTATTGCACAGGGGCAACTATCTCTTTCAATAGAGCGTCGCTATAACGATGCTGCAACAATGCTGATATCAAAAGCTGAACAGTTATTTGATAGCGTACCACTCAATCCCATTCACGCCGATTTTCATCGCGGTAATTTATTGCGCGATCGCGATAGTTTTATTGTTTTAGATTTTGACGATATGGCTCGTGGTCCCGCCGCCCAAGACCTTTGGCTGATACTACCAGCGCGCCTCGGTGATTGCCCTGAAGAAGTAGCGGCAATAGTGCGTGGCTATGAACAATTTCGCGCTTTTGATGTTAGGCTACTTAATATGGTCGAAGCCTTACGGGGTCTGCGTTATTTGCGTTATGCCGGTTGGATTCAAAACCGCTCAAGCGATCCGGCTTTTAAATTGGCATTTCCGCAATTTGGCAGCGAGAATTATTGGGAAGCGCAGGTAGCTGATCTTTATGAGCAGGTGAGGATATTGGGGGAAAATTAA
- a CDS encoding EF-hand domain-containing protein: MSDSFSFNLLGYSQDELYDHLRGVYERARRCFHRESDPDYDFQVAEGRINLIGVRGFLAKTLEPSSRNTNTFWDDTLFVIFINGGNKKVIHLQLSTEHRSKPGKSSLMMPGMYKYRLGQHKRGDIIVKQVDENNNFIKTAPDEVVARPFISIERYGFGNMPGAPPPPKSYIFAGQVDQYGIANSNSGNPANSTSNDEPKRKTIKRETWAYRALNPCLDSGNKSQIVESDNSLTRSPGEKFSFGKTLNIHYGGKEVIGPQKFSEGCQVIYNWERYCTFIRQLEKDGSIDGTEDNLIEPTDNTTPKRPVIYTLVEGYFLKPAAIGYPVFGETAASLFAATEASTRGLFPIGDNGFWHGGVHLKPKFNTSIRAIADGEVVAYRLDKEAKAVTIQGIEHKFATGFVLMRHRFKTPNGATIAFYSHYMHLLPFDLYKGNEQGPSFIAKTKFKVATTVDGKGLLIHSATNFKDKLAVVPKGAILEIDMTKTPPDKYCSNAKNFRQATWRGKEGFLDIGTTTNANVRKWLQGPNEYQCIKAKDATLSADARGLAVYKNKIPESKMEKNVPELVQIAPKDSELEFDLPSLVAIDGQPIPGWSQLTDGNWVLVTKTNISCAITIEPEKLDEVVVLNPPLAIAAGSIVGYPGQYDNADSIVHVEILTNNVDFLKNPKSDVGGNKTLQIPAGTAFKDHKLVEVTMTDVNLGPGCKMQISEVLDGFAKVQCTELIGWLKVSDLSGIKINPKTKKHKLYKKNRTFKTAVALSSLAHQNPATSTATAASCSVTIAADTKVILAQNMQESDGDYCQVTLATPASETNLLTGWVAKAVTGEINHGSFILKAALLQLADKHPRSYVFKNELGKNSKVLLVDVPNASDDADELIKQIDTNRDNLISDEEYKQSMVLFRTLCCLNPSEWEPPKDKYKRVLGPPWNLSNDDYQKVVGQVEKLAWWTGLPADLKKELETTSGSSLCWHLHPIGFLQQLERLAQAGLVVAGTSCPFTWCMDEDRLTDKKLAHDKPCM; the protein is encoded by the coding sequence ATGTCTGATAGTTTCTCTTTTAATTTGCTTGGCTACAGCCAAGATGAACTCTACGATCACCTGCGCGGTGTATACGAGCGCGCTCGGCGTTGCTTTCATCGCGAGAGTGATCCCGACTACGATTTTCAAGTAGCCGAGGGGCGTATTAATCTTATTGGAGTGCGTGGTTTTTTGGCTAAAACTCTCGAGCCGAGCAGCCGCAATACTAATACCTTTTGGGATGACACTCTTTTTGTCATCTTTATTAATGGAGGTAATAAAAAGGTCATTCACCTCCAGCTCTCTACAGAACATCGAAGTAAACCAGGGAAATCCTCTCTGATGATGCCAGGGATGTATAAATATCGCTTAGGACAGCATAAACGGGGTGATATTATAGTAAAACAGGTCGACGAGAATAATAATTTTATTAAAACTGCCCCAGACGAGGTTGTTGCACGTCCATTTATTTCGATAGAACGTTACGGTTTTGGAAATATGCCAGGAGCACCACCACCTCCCAAAAGCTATATTTTTGCAGGTCAAGTCGACCAGTACGGTATTGCTAATAGCAACTCAGGCAATCCTGCTAATTCAACCTCAAATGACGAACCTAAACGCAAAACCATAAAACGAGAAACTTGGGCTTATCGCGCGCTCAATCCCTGTCTTGATTCTGGGAATAAAAGCCAAATTGTTGAATCAGATAACAGTCTTACGCGTTCACCAGGCGAGAAGTTCTCTTTTGGAAAAACTCTTAATATTCATTATGGTGGAAAGGAGGTGATAGGCCCTCAAAAGTTCTCAGAGGGTTGCCAAGTTATTTATAACTGGGAAAGATATTGTACGTTTATCCGACAGCTCGAAAAAGATGGTAGCATTGACGGTACTGAAGATAATCTGATTGAACCAACAGACAATACTACCCCAAAACGTCCGGTTATTTATACTCTGGTCGAAGGCTATTTTTTAAAGCCTGCTGCCATTGGCTATCCAGTATTTGGTGAAACCGCGGCTAGTTTGTTTGCTGCGACTGAGGCAAGCACAAGAGGGCTGTTTCCTATTGGCGACAACGGTTTCTGGCATGGGGGTGTTCACCTCAAACCAAAATTCAACACTTCTATTCGCGCTATAGCCGATGGTGAGGTAGTCGCCTATCGGCTTGATAAAGAGGCCAAGGCCGTTACCATCCAAGGAATTGAGCACAAGTTTGCTACCGGTTTTGTGTTAATGCGTCATCGCTTTAAGACTCCCAATGGTGCTACTATCGCGTTTTATTCTCACTATATGCATTTGCTGCCTTTTGACTTATATAAAGGTAACGAACAAGGGCCAAGTTTTATCGCCAAAACCAAATTTAAAGTGGCCACTACTGTTGATGGTAAGGGACTGCTTATTCACTCAGCTACTAACTTTAAAGATAAGTTGGCCGTGGTGCCAAAGGGCGCAATTCTCGAGATAGATATGACTAAAACCCCACCTGATAAGTATTGTTCTAATGCCAAGAATTTTAGACAAGCAACTTGGCGAGGAAAAGAAGGCTTTTTAGATATCGGCACAACGACAAATGCAAATGTCCGCAAGTGGCTTCAAGGCCCCAATGAATATCAATGCATCAAGGCTAAAGACGCCACATTATCTGCTGATGCGCGAGGGCTTGCGGTCTATAAAAACAAAATTCCTGAAAGCAAGATGGAAAAAAATGTACCTGAGCTGGTGCAGATTGCACCTAAAGATAGCGAGCTTGAATTCGACCTACCATCATTGGTCGCTATAGACGGACAGCCCATACCTGGTTGGAGTCAGCTTACAGATGGAAATTGGGTCTTGGTGACCAAGACGAACATTTCATGCGCCATTACGATTGAGCCCGAAAAACTTGATGAGGTAGTTGTGCTCAATCCACCACTGGCTATCGCAGCTGGATCGATTGTTGGCTACCCAGGTCAATACGATAATGCTGATTCTATAGTGCATGTCGAAATTTTAACCAATAATGTTGATTTTTTAAAAAATCCCAAAAGTGATGTGGGCGGCAACAAAACCCTACAAATTCCAGCAGGCACCGCATTTAAGGACCATAAACTAGTAGAAGTAACGATGACTGATGTGAACTTGGGTCCCGGATGCAAAATGCAAATTAGTGAAGTGCTCGATGGATTTGCCAAAGTGCAGTGTACTGAACTTATCGGTTGGCTTAAAGTGTCAGATCTTTCTGGGATCAAAATTAATCCTAAGACCAAGAAGCACAAGTTGTATAAGAAGAATCGAACATTTAAAACAGCCGTTGCTCTTTCGAGCCTGGCGCATCAAAACCCAGCTACTAGCACCGCTACTGCAGCCTCGTGCTCGGTCACGATTGCTGCTGACACCAAGGTGATACTCGCTCAAAATATGCAAGAAAGCGATGGAGACTATTGCCAAGTAACATTAGCAACCCCAGCAAGTGAAACTAATTTACTCACGGGTTGGGTTGCAAAAGCGGTCACCGGAGAAATAAACCACGGTTCTTTTATACTAAAGGCAGCACTTTTACAGCTCGCTGACAAGCACCCGAGATCGTACGTTTTTAAAAATGAGCTTGGCAAAAACAGTAAAGTTTTGCTGGTAGATGTTCCCAATGCCAGTGATGACGCTGATGAATTAATAAAACAGATCGACACTAATCGGGATAATCTGATCAGTGATGAAGAATATAAACAAAGCATGGTGCTCTTTAGAACGCTTTGCTGTTTGAACCCAAGCGAATGGGAGCCGCCCAAAGACAAGTATAAACGAGTGCTCGGACCACCCTGGAACCTGTCAAATGATGACTATCAAAAGGTTGTCGGGCAAGTTGAAAAGCTTGCTTGGTGGACGGGGTTGCCAGCAGATCTGAAAAAAGAACTTGAAACCACAAGTGGCAGTTCATTGTGTTGGCATCTACATCCCATTGGTTTTTTGCAGCAGTTAGAGCGATTAGCTCAAGCAGGTTTGGTAGTCGCTGGCACCTCGTGTCCGTTTACATGGTGCATGGATGAAGACCGCCTTACGGATAAAAAACTTGCTCACGATAAGCCGTGTATGTAG
- a CDS encoding sel1 repeat family protein has translation MKTILYIKKKLAPGLMLVFFCISMVFAADVASTSAKKNSETLPAVVQTSCFEATYNNEYLKEHPWQKFDRIYMQLTAATLENHYSFQIRRADFGNHAALVQGTCEKAGNNLSCHYDKEIINESHPKKINGIENISDKKNHGIMQLKPLVRGIEIAVSVSDDFWVNTSTKLLGDSSTAKLLTLELTQIADRDCQRLVAAFAKPATQFDEAACSLQDPRLCYAIFVFKYNGSLGGSQDIRPTARRYAETACNGGSGSACFKLASEFYYSDHERYDYFIKACDLGNLVSCSMLSNRYVRPVWGIGFKEPSTDEQKQAWGKKACDGGSMKGCFKYWQWLEEEESDPLFKKACDDGWSEACGSVVERLITKRRYSEAAKIWEHHCGIYNPNETQECFFATHPEEVLTFSCARGNNPDACADLSLWFKARGQKKNAARYRKQACTELNLRPCTFESFEPLPEFTKLH, from the coding sequence ATGAAAACTATATTGTATATAAAGAAAAAATTAGCGCCAGGGCTGATGTTGGTGTTTTTTTGCATAAGTATGGTATTTGCTGCTGACGTTGCGTCGACCTCAGCTAAAAAAAATAGTGAGACTTTGCCTGCTGTAGTTCAAACTAGCTGTTTTGAGGCTACGTATAACAATGAGTATCTAAAAGAGCATCCATGGCAAAAATTCGACCGCATATATATGCAACTGACAGCAGCCACTTTAGAAAACCACTACTCATTTCAAATTCGCCGGGCAGATTTTGGCAACCATGCAGCCCTTGTTCAAGGCACTTGCGAAAAAGCAGGAAACAACCTTAGCTGCCATTATGACAAAGAAATAATAAATGAATCACACCCTAAGAAAATAAACGGAATAGAAAATATTAGTGATAAGAAAAACCATGGGATCATGCAGCTTAAACCTTTGGTTCGCGGTATTGAGATTGCTGTTTCAGTAAGCGACGACTTTTGGGTGAATACCAGCACGAAGCTACTTGGTGACTCATCCACAGCGAAGTTGTTAACCCTCGAACTAACCCAGATAGCAGACAGAGACTGCCAGCGCTTAGTTGCGGCTTTTGCAAAACCAGCGACGCAGTTTGACGAGGCTGCATGTTCGCTGCAAGATCCACGTCTTTGTTACGCCATCTTTGTTTTCAAATACAATGGTAGTTTGGGTGGTTCGCAAGATATAAGACCAACCGCACGACGTTATGCCGAGACCGCTTGCAATGGTGGCTCTGGGTCTGCGTGTTTTAAATTAGCTAGCGAATTTTATTACTCAGATCATGAACGCTACGACTATTTTATTAAAGCCTGTGACCTCGGTAATCTTGTATCTTGTTCGATGTTGTCAAATCGATACGTTCGTCCTGTTTGGGGTATTGGGTTTAAAGAACCATCCACGGATGAGCAAAAGCAAGCATGGGGTAAAAAAGCTTGCGACGGTGGCAGTATGAAGGGCTGCTTCAAATATTGGCAGTGGCTAGAAGAAGAAGAGAGCGACCCGCTTTTTAAAAAGGCCTGCGATGACGGGTGGAGTGAGGCTTGCGGTTCTGTGGTAGAGCGCCTCATAACCAAGCGACGGTATAGTGAGGCTGCTAAAATCTGGGAGCATCATTGCGGGATCTATAATCCTAATGAAACACAAGAATGTTTTTTTGCAACGCATCCCGAAGAGGTACTAACTTTCAGTTGCGCCAGAGGTAACAACCCTGATGCTTGTGCTGACTTAAGTCTATGGTTTAAGGCGCGCGGGCAAAAAAAGAATGCCGCACGTTATCGCAAACAAGCCTGCACCGAGCTTAATCTGCGACCTTGTACATTCGAGTCATTTGAACCATTGCCCGAATTCACGAAACTGCATTAG
- a CDS encoding AAA family ATPase, whose product MHTIDSLRVRGLGVIDELDLSFKPGFNIIVGANAVGKTSLLRSIIFSVVVDGFNEVRWQPTTSEVSIVIVDANNNKIRVGAGPGTIISSQYRDNKVKSWHPPSRVADDPTEYFICELHLINVSPKTANAAKAKESFQVLKLNRDELIRNRAETTIGISSTWQAINESAIKLENIDGVNNPQSLALDLQEALESMTRLCNPESQYSFFAYSFCHKHTDDWQKVNNLLAKYGLDEVPLP is encoded by the coding sequence TTGCATACTATCGATTCACTGCGTGTGCGTGGCCTTGGGGTTATTGACGAACTCGATCTTTCATTTAAGCCTGGCTTTAATATTATTGTTGGGGCTAATGCTGTTGGCAAAACTTCTCTTCTGCGCAGTATTATTTTTTCAGTTGTAGTTGACGGCTTTAATGAGGTGCGCTGGCAACCAACAACGTCTGAGGTTTCGATTGTAATCGTAGATGCCAATAATAATAAAATTCGAGTAGGTGCAGGCCCAGGTACAATTATATCTTCACAATATCGTGATAATAAAGTTAAAAGCTGGCATCCTCCAAGTAGGGTTGCTGACGACCCTACTGAATATTTTATATGTGAACTTCATTTAATTAATGTATCTCCAAAAACAGCAAATGCCGCAAAAGCAAAAGAATCGTTTCAAGTTTTAAAATTAAATCGAGATGAGCTAATACGTAATCGTGCAGAAACTACTATTGGTATTTCATCAACTTGGCAGGCAATAAATGAATCTGCCATAAAACTAGAAAATATCGATGGAGTTAATAATCCTCAAAGCCTCGCTCTTGATTTGCAAGAAGCTCTTGAATCTATGACCAGGCTTTGTAATCCAGAATCACAATATTCTTTTTTTGCTTATTCCTTTTGCCATAAACATACAGATGATTGGCAAAAAGTAAACAATTTGCTTGCGAAATATGGTTTAGATGAAGTGCCTCTACCTTAA
- a CDS encoding helix-turn-helix transcriptional regulator, with the protein MQQSQIRLVLESIAANIRLRRDALQITQEELAYRTRLHINQIQNVELAKSNPTITTLLILAEALETNLGALLRKRKFTKPQRGRPINQKKASP; encoded by the coding sequence ATGCAGCAATCGCAAATTCGCTTAGTATTAGAATCTATCGCAGCAAATATTCGTCTACGCCGTGATGCGCTTCAAATAACCCAAGAAGAACTTGCCTACCGAACTCGTTTACATATCAATCAAATTCAAAACGTAGAACTTGCTAAAAGTAATCCGACGATAACAACACTTTTGATATTAGCCGAGGCTTTAGAAACTAACCTGGGGGCGCTGCTACGTAAACGCAAATTTACAAAACCGCAACGTGGGCGTCCGATAAATCAAAAAAAAGCATCACCCTGA
- the secA gene encoding preprotein translocase subunit SecA: MSASKRAFWRKFIPTKNDREINRLSSRLNNINSFEQRLKALPDDKLRAKTNEMRERYQLAYTELGGDPKVRISEGSKDELKTDRQRIDKALDLILDEAFAVVREAGRRALSMRHFDVQLIGGMALHEGKIAEMKTGEGKTLVATLPVYLNALAGRGVHVVTVNEYLATRDADWMGQIYRFLGLDVGVIVHNLTDQQRQAAYNADITYGTNSEFGFDYLRDNMKLFLRDYVQRGQHFAIVDEVDSILIDEARTPLIISGPAEESTDRYVRINAIIPGLRREHDYTIDEKARTVVLTEEGVHTVEQRLALSNLYEPDNIEILHHVNQALRAHTLYRRDVDYLLEDSQVKIIDEFTGRVLDGRRWSDGLHQAVEAKEGVKIENENQTLATVSYQNYFRMYAKLGGMTGTAETEAEEFAKIYDLDVVVIPTNMPMVRADNHDVIYRTEPEKFDAIVESIKDLHNNGQPVLVGTISVEKSEVLAKRLKRINVPHNVLNAKYHTQEASIIAQAGRRGAVTIATNMAGRGTDILLGGNPDFLTRAEVGPQPDLENDGPDQLTKWQELYQKSFDKYRTQCAQEKQEVLNAGGLHILGTERHESRRIDNQLRGRAGRQGDPGSSRFYLSLEDDLMRIFGGDRLKILMERFGMKPGEVIEHPWVNKSIESAQKRVEGQNFDIRKHLLEYDDVMNEQRQTIYKLRRRVLGADIDQTAEMVLDLVEDSIIAMVERITGEKKHPEDWDTKSLEEMVREQFGVEVDLSQLQDLTTEELENRIYDVVVAMLKEHEERYSREAFYHVARIIYLQTIDSLWKDHLREMDQLRDGVSLRGYAQKDPKQEYKKEGFNLFAAMHGAITGDVLTKISRIVITQETEDDYDKRLEAQREKQRRLMQLGQSAARSTATGGGKRAAMAGRMGAPAKQETVRRATPKVGPNEPCPCGSGKKYKKCHMLSDQRTSG; this comes from the coding sequence ATGTCAGCTTCTAAACGCGCCTTTTGGCGCAAATTTATTCCGACTAAGAACGACCGCGAAATCAACCGCCTTTCTAGTCGTTTAAATAACATCAATTCATTTGAACAGCGGCTAAAAGCTTTACCAGATGATAAATTACGCGCCAAGACTAATGAAATGCGCGAGCGTTATCAACTAGCATATACTGAGCTAGGTGGTGATCCCAAGGTTCGTATTAGCGAGGGCAGCAAAGACGAGTTAAAAACCGACCGTCAACGTATCGATAAAGCTCTCGATTTAATTTTAGATGAGGCTTTTGCAGTAGTGCGTGAAGCTGGGCGTCGTGCTTTAAGTATGCGCCACTTTGATGTGCAACTTATCGGCGGTATGGCTTTGCACGAAGGCAAAATTGCTGAAATGAAAACCGGTGAAGGTAAAACCTTAGTCGCAACTTTACCGGTGTATTTAAATGCGTTGGCGGGTCGTGGTGTACATGTAGTAACGGTTAACGAATATTTGGCCACCCGTGATGCTGACTGGATGGGCCAAATTTATCGCTTTTTAGGTTTAGATGTAGGCGTTATTGTTCACAACCTTACCGATCAGCAACGTCAAGCAGCATATAATGCTGACATTACTTACGGTACTAATAGTGAGTTTGGTTTTGATTATTTGCGCGATAACATGAAATTGTTTTTGCGCGACTATGTACAGCGCGGGCAACATTTTGCCATTGTTGATGAAGTAGACTCAATTCTTATCGACGAAGCACGAACTCCACTAATTATTAGCGGTCCGGCTGAAGAATCAACCGACCGTTATGTGCGTATCAACGCAATTATTCCGGGGTTACGACGTGAGCATGATTATACAATTGATGAAAAAGCGCGCACCGTAGTTTTAACTGAAGAAGGTGTGCATACCGTTGAGCAGCGTCTAGCTCTTAGCAATCTTTACGAACCTGATAACATTGAAATATTACACCATGTTAACCAAGCATTGCGGGCGCATACTCTTTATCGTCGCGATGTTGACTATTTGCTTGAAGATAGCCAGGTGAAAATCATCGATGAATTTACGGGTCGTGTTCTTGATGGTCGCCGCTGGTCTGATGGTTTACATCAAGCAGTCGAAGCTAAAGAAGGTGTTAAGATCGAGAACGAAAATCAAACTCTCGCCACCGTATCATACCAAAATTATTTTCGTATGTATGCCAAACTTGGTGGTATGACTGGTACAGCTGAAACTGAAGCTGAAGAGTTTGCTAAAATTTATGATCTCGACGTAGTGGTGATTCCGACCAACATGCCAATGGTACGTGCTGATAACCATGATGTTATTTATCGCACCGAGCCTGAAAAATTTGATGCTATCGTTGAATCGATTAAAGATTTACATAATAACGGGCAACCAGTTTTGGTTGGTACAATCAGTGTAGAAAAGAGTGAAGTACTAGCGAAACGTTTAAAGCGTATTAACGTTCCGCATAACGTACTTAACGCAAAATATCACACTCAAGAAGCTTCGATTATTGCCCAAGCTGGCCGCAGGGGCGCTGTGACTATTGCTACCAATATGGCTGGTCGTGGTACTGACATTTTGCTCGGTGGCAATCCTGATTTTCTGACACGTGCTGAAGTTGGTCCACAGCCTGATCTCGAAAATGATGGTCCTGACCAACTGACTAAATGGCAAGAGCTTTACCAAAAATCATTTGATAAATATCGCACTCAATGTGCGCAAGAGAAACAAGAGGTATTAAACGCAGGCGGTCTACATATTCTTGGTACCGAGCGCCATGAATCACGACGCATTGATAATCAGCTTCGTGGTCGTGCTGGTCGTCAAGGTGATCCGGGCAGCTCACGTTTTTATTTATCACTTGAAGACGACCTTATGCGTATCTTCGGTGGAGATCGTTTAAAAATATTGATGGAACGCTTTGGTATGAAACCGGGCGAAGTGATTGAGCATCCATGGGTTAACAAGTCGATTGAGAGTGCGCAAAAGCGAGTTGAAGGTCAGAACTTTGATATTCGTAAACACTTGCTCGAATACGATGATGTTATGAACGAGCAACGGCAAACCATCTATAAATTGCGGCGCCGCGTGCTTGGTGCCGATATTGATCAAACTGCTGAAATGGTACTCGACCTAGTTGAAGATTCGATTATCGCTATGGTTGAGCGAATTACCGGTGAGAAAAAACATCCTGAAGACTGGGACACCAAATCACTTGAAGAAATGGTGCGTGAGCAGTTTGGTGTAGAAGTTGATCTCTCGCAACTGCAAGATCTTACCACCGAAGAACTTGAAAATAGAATTTATGACGTAGTAGTAGCGATGCTCAAAGAGCACGAAGAACGATATTCACGCGAAGCATTTTATCATGTTGCTCGTATTATCTATTTGCAGACTATTGATAGTTTATGGAAAGACCATCTGCGTGAAATGGATCAACTTCGTGATGGTGTTTCGCTTCGCGGCTATGCGCAAAAAGACCCCAAACAAGAATACAAAAAAGAGGGCTTCAATCTTTTTGCTGCTATGCATGGGGCAATTACCGGTGATGTCCTAACAAAAATCAGCCGTATTGTTATTACCCAAGAAACCGAAGATGATTATGACAAACGTCTTGAAGCACAACGTGAAAAACAACGCCGCTTAATGCAATTAGGGCAATCAGCAGCTCGTAGTACCGCAACTGGTGGTGGCAAACGCGCGGCAATGGCTGGTCGTATGGGAGCGCCTGCTAAACAAGAGACGGTCCGTCGCGCTACCCCTAAAGTCGGGCCTAATGAACCATGTCCTTGTGGTTCAGGCAAAAAATACAAAAAGTGTCATATGCTTAGTGATCAGCGAACGTCAGGGTGA
- a CDS encoding DUF2442 domain-containing protein: MTKSSSPGKNTSPKIEVLGLTPHALWLSICKQEYMLDYKNFPWFQNASIKNIQLIEFRFNHLYWPKLDIDLNLDSITNPEKYPLISKKHSAKNSKSTK, from the coding sequence ATGACCAAATCGTCTTCGCCTGGCAAAAACACTTCACCTAAAATAGAAGTACTTGGGCTTACACCACATGCGTTATGGTTATCTATTTGCAAGCAAGAATATATGCTCGATTATAAAAATTTTCCTTGGTTTCAAAATGCCTCGATTAAAAATATACAATTAATAGAATTTCGTTTTAATCATTTATATTGGCCTAAGCTCGACATCGATTTGAATCTCGATTCTATTACCAATCCCGAAAAATACCCACTTATTTCTAAAAAACACTCTGCGAAAAATTCAAAATCCACAAAATAA
- a CDS encoding NADH-quinone oxidoreductase subunit A encodes MLTSFLPLLIAIVFALGLVTIIAWLGVFLGPRRASPIKSENFECGNPASGDARERVNIKYFLVGILFLVFDIEAIFIYPWAIAFSDAIKNNSPISASVAFFAMLSFVAVMLVALIYAWRKGALEWGA; translated from the coding sequence ATGCTCACCTCATTTTTACCCCTGCTAATTGCTATCGTTTTTGCTCTAGGTTTAGTGACTATAATAGCTTGGCTTGGAGTTTTCTTGGGACCACGTAGAGCTTCACCTATTAAATCAGAAAACTTTGAATGTGGTAATCCCGCAAGTGGTGATGCCCGTGAACGCGTTAATATTAAATATTTCTTAGTAGGTATTTTGTTTTTAGTTTTTGATATCGAAGCCATATTTATTTATCCGTGGGCAATTGCTTTTTCCGACGCAATTAAAAACAATAGCCCTATTTCTGCAAGCGTGGCTTTTTTTGCAATGCTGAGTTTTGTAGCGGTAATGCTAGTCGCTTTAATCTATGCGTGGCGTAAAGGCGCACTTGAGTGGGGTGCATAA